From Rutidosis leptorrhynchoides isolate AG116_Rl617_1_P2 chromosome 3, CSIRO_AGI_Rlap_v1, whole genome shotgun sequence, a single genomic window includes:
- the LOC139901696 gene encoding uncharacterized mitochondrial protein AtMg00810-like, with product MVGSLIYLTITRPEIAYSVGIVSQFMQCPTNVHLYVAKRILRYVKGSIGHDLWYKKCDNILLNGFVDADWMGDANDRHSTSGYGFNMGSAIISWCSKK from the coding sequence ATGGTTGGAAGTTTGATCTATCTAACCATCACAAGGCCAGAAATTGCTTACTCGGTTGGCATTGTTTCACAATTTATGCAATGTCCAACTAATGTTCATCTTTATGTAGCAAAAAGGATCCTTCGTTATGTGAAAGGATCAATAGGCCACGACTTGTGGTATAAGAAGTGTGATAATATTTTGTTAAATGGTTTTGTGGATGCAGATTGGATGGGAGACGCAAATGATCGCCATTCAACTTCGGGTTATGGTTTTAACATGGGTTCCGCTATTATTTCATGGTGTAGCAAGAAGTAA
- the LOC139901697 gene encoding uncharacterized protein, with amino-acid sequence MENACKMFDFIIDDSDDEKVVNFAKSLTEEEVEGEASSSLVPRTRVYISRDQEDAAVRERPDAVGRQSLTILQKCTAAIRQMAYGTTPDMFDEYIKIGEKIAALCLDNFCRCVFHLFAPVYLRKPTADDIARLYNFHEQKHGLPGMLGSIDCMHWEWKNCPIAWQGQYTRGYQKGPSIMLEAVASQDLWIWHALFGMAGANNDINILNFSPLFNTIKESTAPPSPFNVNGHHYDRGYYLGDDIYPD; translated from the exons ATGGAAAATGCATGCAAAATGTTCGATTTTATCATTGATGATTCCGATGATGAAAAGGTGGTTAATTTTGCTAAAAGTTTAACGGAAGAAGAGGTAGAGGGAGAAGCGAGTAGTTCACTAGTCCCTCGAACACGGGTTTATATATCAAGGGATCAGGAAGATGCGGCTGTGAG GGAACGTCCAGACGCAGTTGGTCGTCAAAGTTTGACGATCCTACAAAAGTGCACCGCCGCCATACGTCAAATGGCGTATGGAACTACACCAGATATGTTTGACGAATATATAAAAATTGGTGAGAAAATTGCTGCTTTATGTCTAGATAATTTTTGTAGATGCGTATTTCATTTGTTTGCTCCCGTGTATTTGAGAAAACCAACCGCCGATGATATTGCCCGACTTTATAATTTTCACGAACAAAAACATGGTCTACCGGGTATGCTCGGTAGtatagattgtatgcattgggaatGGAAAAATTGTCCAATTGCTTGGCAAGGACAATATACTCGAGGTTATCAAAAAGGCCCATCTATTATGCTTGAAGCAGTGGCTTCTCAAGATTTGTGGATATGGCATGCATTATTTGGTATGGCTGGTGCAAACAATGACATTAACATTTTAAATTTTTCACCGTTGTTTAACACTATTAAAGAGAGTACTGCTCCACCTTCACCGTTTAATGTAAACGGTCATCACTACGATAGAGGGTATTACCTAGGTGATGATATTTACCCAGATTAG
- the LOC139901698 gene encoding uncharacterized protein, with amino-acid sequence MLVKAPHNPIDEQRKKFKRFQESARKDIERAFGVLQGRFAMLKTPARSKDFNKIRRHMYACVVLHNMIQENNGFVISKRDEKMIAHPSNRPIRLERNLRDRDASIKEIRDKQVHNRLESDLTEHELMYFIFINKK; translated from the exons ATGCTGGTCAAAGCTCCCCACAATCCAATTGATGAACAACGTAAAAAGTTTAAACGGTTTCAAGAAAGTGCAAGGAAAGATATTGAACGTGCATTTGGAGTACTACAAGGTAGATTTGCCATGTTAAAGACTCCGGCAAGATCTAAGGacttcaacaaaattagaagacatatGTACGCTTGTGTTGTATTACATAACATGATTCAAGAAAATAACGGTTTTGTGATTTCGAAAAGGGATGAAAAAATGATTGCTCACCCAAGTAACCGACCTATAAGGTTGGAAAGGAATTTGAGGGATCGAGATGCCAGTATTAAGGAAATCAGAGATAAGCAAGTTCACAATCGGTTGGAGTCAGATTTAACCGAGCAC GAATTAATGTACTTTATTTTCATTAATAAAAAGTAG